A genomic window from Raphanus sativus cultivar WK10039 unplaced genomic scaffold, ASM80110v3 Scaffold1373, whole genome shotgun sequence includes:
- the LOC108827315 gene encoding indole-3-acetic acid-amido synthetase GH3.5 — protein MPEAPRNDSLEVFDLTLDEKNKRRLQLIEELTSNADQVQRQVLEEILTRNANVEYLRRHDLDGRTDRETFKNVMPVITYEDIQPEINRIANGDKSPILSSKPISEFLTSSGTSGGERKLMPTIEEELDRRSFLYSFLMPVMSQFVPGLDKGKGMYFLFIKSESKTPGGLPARPVLTSYYKSSHFKERPFDPYTNYTSPNETILCPDSYQSMYSQMLCGLYQHDEVLRVGAVFASGFIRAIKFLEKHWTELVRDIRTGTLSSSITDPSVREAVAKILKPSPKLAEFVESECKKKSWQGIITRLWPNTKYVDVIVTGTMSQYIPTLDYYSNGLPLVCTMYASSECYFGVNLRPLCKPSEVSYTLIPTMAYFEFLPVHRNTGVTNSINLPKALTEKEQQELVDLVDVKLGQEYELVVTTYAGLCRYRVGDLLRVTGFKNKAPQFSFICRKNVVLSIDSDKTDEVELQNAVKNAVTHLVPFDASVSEYTSYADTSSIPGHYVLFWELCLDGNTPVPPSVFEDCCLALEESLNTVYRQGRVSDKSIGPLEIKIVEPGTFDKLMDYAISLGASINQYKTPRCVKFAPIIELLNSRVVDSYFSPKCPKWVPGHKQWGSN, from the exons ATGCCTGAGGCACCGAGAAATGATTCTTTAGAGGTTTTCGACCTGACGCTCGACGAGAAGAACAAGAGGAGGCTTCAGCTAATCGAAGAGCTGACCTCCAACGCCGACCAAGTCCAGAGACAGGTCTTGGAGGAGATCTTGACCCGTAATGCTAACGTGGAGTATCTCAGGCGACATGACCTTGACGGTCGTACGGACCGAGAGACCTTCAAAAACGTGATGCCCGTTATAACCTACGAGGATATCCAGCCTGAGATCAACAGGATCGCTAATGGTGATAAGTCCCCTATCCTCTCTTCAAAGCCCATCTCTGAGTTCCTCACCAG CTCTGGAACATCTGGTGGGGAGAGGAAGCTAATGCCAACAATCGAAGAGGAATTAGACAGGAGATCATTTCTCTACAGCTTCTTGATGCCCGTGATGAGCCAGTTTGTTCCTGGTCTCGACAAAGGCAAAGGAATGTATTTCTTGTTCATCAAGTCTGAGTCCAAGACACCAGGAGGTCTCCCTGCTCGTCCTGTCTTAACCAGTTACTACAAGTCTTCCCATTTCAAAGAAAGACCATTTGACCCTTACACCAACTACACAAGCCCCAACGAGACCATCCTTTGCCCTGACTCGTACCAGAGCATGTACTCTCAGATGCTCTGTGGCTTATACCAACACGACGAGGTTCTCCGAGTAGGCGCTGTCTTCGCCTCTGGGTTCATCAGAGCTATCAAGTTTCTTGAGAAACATTGGACCGAGCTGGTCCGTGACATCAGAACCGGTACTCTAAGCTCCTCAATAACCGATCCTTCCGTGCGTGAAGCGGTCGCCAAGATCCTTAAACCGAGCCCCAAACTCGCGGAGTTCGTGGAGTCAGAGTGCAAAAAGAAATCTTGGCAAGGGATCATCACTAGGCTATGGCCTAACACAAAGTATGTGGATGTGATTGTGACTGGGACAATGTCTCAGTACATTCCAACTTTGGATTACTACAGCAATGGCTTGCCTCTTGTCTGCACAATGTATGCTTCTTCCGAGTGTTACTTTGGTGTGAACTTAAGGCCACTCTGCAAACCTAGCGAGGTCTCTTACACGCTCATACCAACTATGGCTTATTTTGAGTTTCTGCCTGTTCATAGAAACACAGGTGTTACTAACTCCATCAACCTACCTAAAGCACTCACTGAGAAAGAGCAACAAGAGCTTGTTGATCTTGTTGATGTTAAGCTTGGCCAGGAGTACGAGCTCGTTGTCACAACTTATGCAG GGCTTTGTAGATACAGAGTTGGTGATTTGTTGAGAGTAACTGGCTTCAAGAACAAGGCACCCCAATTTAGTTTCATATGCCGCAAGAATGTGGTCTTGAGCATAGATTCCGACAAGACCGACGAGGTTGAGCTTCAAAACGCAGTCAAGAACGCAGTGACACACCTTGTCCCATTCGATGCATCAGTCTCTGAGTACACGAGCTATGCGGATACAAGCTCTATCCCTGGCCATTATGTTCTTTTCTGGGAGCTATGTTTGGATGGAAACACACCGGTCCCTCCTTCAGTCTTTGAGGATTGCTGCTTAGCCCTAGAAGAGTCTCTCAATACTGTTTATAGACAAGGAAGGGTTAGTGACAAGTCCATAGGCCCGCTCGAGATCAAGATTGTTGAGCCAGGGACATTCGATAAGCTCATGGATTATGCCATCAGCTTGGGGGCGTCTATTAACCAGTATAAGACGCCGAGATGCGTGAAGTTTGCTCCAATTATCGAGCTATTGAATTCGAGAGTTGTTGATAGTTATTTCAGCCCCAAGTGTCCTAAATGGGTACCTGGTCACAAGCAGTGGGGAAGTAACTAA